The Methanocella sp. nucleotide sequence GGCAGCCTTATCGGGCTTCTCGGAGGCCCATACGGCGTAATCGTCGGTGCAGCATCGGGTTCGTTAGTGGGTTTAACCGCTGACTTGTACGTATCCGGAGTCGATGGAGAATTCGTGGATGACGTCTCTAAGGATCTTAAACCGGGCGCATACGCCGTGGTTGCTGATATCAGCGAGGAGTGGATAACTCCCCTGGACGTCCAGATGGAAAAGATCGGTGGCAAGGTGTTCCGCTCAGCGAAGAAGGATGTGGAAACCGAGCAGATAAACCGCGACATAGCAGCGATGGATAAGGAGATTAAACAGCTGGAAATGGAAGCGAGCAAGGCTCCAGGCGAAATGAAAGCGAAGCTTCAGGCAAAAATTGATAACCTGAAAGAAAAGCGACAGAAAAAAGTAGAGCAGGCGAATAAGCGTTTCGAACAAATGGAAAAGGAACACAACGCCAAAGTGCAGGCTCTGGAGGAGAGATCGGCAAAGGCTCGCGGCGAGACGAAGGCTGCCATAGATGCTCGGATTGCCGAAATTAACGAGGGTCATCAGCGGACTGTGGCAAAGCGGAAGAACATGGAAGCTGAATTGGAGAAAAAAGCCGATAAGCTGGTGGCGAAGGCGAAGATCCTGAAGAATTAATCGTATACTCCCATGGGATCCGAGAAGGCGTAATGCCTTCCCGGTCCTGGCGGGACCGTTGTCGGATGGGCAATATTTCCTCGCCGACGATGGGCGAGCTTATCTCAAGCTGTGCGTCCATGACCACGCCGACCGTGCCCTCGACCGAGTTCTCGATGGGCACGATGCTCTCGGCGCAGGAGCCGTCGTCCACGGCACGGGCAACACACTCCATGTCATCCATGAAGATAAGCTTCGCTCCTGGAGACCATTTTTTCGCCGCCATTTCCGAGAACGTGCCTTCGGGGCCCAGTAAGCCGAGTTTCATCAAAATATAGATTGGATGAGGCTTATATTTAAAAATAATTGTTGTGTTCTATTTTTCGATTTTTAACACATAGCACTCATTTTGAATTTTAGAGCAGTGGGCTAACTCAACATTAAATAATATAAAAAGTGGTCATGTCTCCGACTTCGGGCCCGGCGCCCGGGACTGCAAAACATTCTTTGAGCACTCTTCGTACTCGCGGCAGACCCGCGCATACTCCGTGTCCATAAAAGCCTTCAGTTTCGTTAATGCCATCAGCCTCTGGCCGGGTTCGAGATTGTTCATAAGCACCTTCCCCTTCTTGGTCAGCAGAATGGTGAGATGGTCGGGGTTTACGCGTTCCGCTTCCAGCAGGGAGGAAATGAAGGCGTTTATGAACGACTCGAAATCCCTCTCGCTCTCCTCTAAGAGCGCTACTCCTTCCTCCGATATTTGATATACCCGTCGTGCCCTTTCCCCGTCCTTCTCCTCCCAGGACCTGATGAATCCGTCCGCCTCAAGGCTGTTCAGGAGCTTGTAGATGGCCGAGTGGGATGGTTTCCAGTGGCCTTGAGTGTGGCGCTCGATGTCCTGCATGAGCATGTACCCGTGCTTGGGCGTTGTGCGGAGAAGCATCAGCACGAAGTAGTTCAGGCTGGCTCTGCTGGAGTTCTCGAAGAACGTGGGTACGGCCACAGACATAATCCTGAATATATATTCCGCTGATTTATATTTTAGCAGCACATGTTTTGGAAAAACATATTGCACAGGATTTTTTTCACAAGTCAGGGGGTGACTATCATGAGGTTATTATCCGTGGATGAGCGTCCTGCCCAGGAGGAGCACGAGGGGCCAGAGGATGAATTCGGCATCAGCAAGCGTATACGATATCTTCCGAAGGCTTTGGCCGTCCGCGAATTTTGCTTTTCTCAGGTAGTAGAGATCATAAAAGTAAAAGCCGAGCAGCGAAAGTCCGAATACCGGTATGATGCCCAGATAAACGCCGGCGACTAGAGGTATGAAAGAAAATATGTTCAGCGCATTTAAAAATTTATAAGTTTTCTCCCGGCCCAGGAGCACGGGCAGCGTCTTCAGCCCCCGGGCACCATCGCTCTCGATGTCCTTGATGTCGAAAAAAGTCACGTTGATGATCCCCCTTAAGAAGATAAATAAGAACATCAGGACCGAGAAAACGTCCCACGAGATGGAATAGTGAAAGTTGAAGATGAACGTCCCCGCCAGCGCCCAGACGGCCGCGATGTAGATGCCTTTAAATCCCGGGACCTGCCTCGTGAGGTCCTTAAAGACGATGGTATACAGTATACCGCAGGACAGAAGGATCAGGACGAAGACGGTGAGGACATAGTTCCCGTAAAGGAGCAGCAGCATTATCAGCAGAGACATGTAGAGCCCGAAAAGCGCCGGGTAGAGCCGTACCTTTTTACGTAAATGCTCTGCCCTTTCGGGATTCGTAGCCATGTCCTTTTCCAGCTCTTCATAATAGTTATAGCTATAGACGATCAGCGGGATCAGGTATGCGATAAAAAGCACCTGCCAGCCGATAGCCGAATTCAGCAGCAGGGACACGGACAGGACGAAGGCCGGGCAGCCCAGCGAGGTCAGGTAGCCGCCATAGACGAACTCGTCCTTTAGCTGGAATAACAGGTACAGGCATCGGGATAACAGGCTTTCGATGCGGGCATATACACTGACTGTTGTATTTACCTGTTCCACCCTGTTACCCCCCGACGAACGTTAAGATCTTTAATTAAGGTTTTTCATCAATTAGCGTATTCTTTTAAGTCTTTAAGCTCGTTATCGATGCGAATCGCTTCGCTGTCCACGAAGGCTTTTAGCCTGGCCAGGACCCGGTATCGCCGGTGAGGCTCGAAGCACTTTGTTATCTCCTTGCCCTTTTCCGTGAGCAGTGTCGTGATATGGTCCTGCTTGATGTCCTCTTTTGCCTCGAGGAGCGACGATATGAAGGCGTTCATATAGAACTCGAACTCTTTTTCACTTTCGTCGATCAGCTTTTCGCCGTTCTCGGTGATCTTGTAGACCCTCCGCCCCCTTTCCCCGTCCTTCTCCTCCCAGGACGTGATATAGCCAGCCTCCTCCAGGTTGTTCAGGAGCTTATAGATGGCCGAGTGGGATGGTTTCCAGCCGCCTTCCGTATGGCGCTCGATGTCCTGCATGAGCATGTAACCGTGCTTGGGAGAACTCTTGAGTAGCATGAGAACGAGATAGTTTAAGCTTGCCCTGGTAGGGTTTTCGAAGAATGCGGCCGTATCTTTGGACATGATAAGATATTATTATCGAATATATTATATAATTTAGCTGTACATGTTTTAAAAAATCATATAATGAGGGATTTTTTTCACAGGTTTTGCTTTTTCGGCCCCTGAATACTGCTTTTTACCGGTAGTTCCTGAACGGGTCCGGCACCAGGCTGACCACCATGCTGCCGGCTTTATAGTACCGCGCCTGGCCGACGGGGCCGCCCTTGCTCGTGTAAATGTCGTACATGTACGGGTCCATTGCGGCCGTGATGTCCCTCTGCTCGACCTTGCCCCCTTCCTTGCTATATTCGTCTACATTATCGATATACACGGCTTTTGCGGCTTCGTCGAACCAGACGTGGGGCTGCTGCCCGGACAGGTGCGTGAAT carries:
- a CDS encoding DUF1269 domain-containing protein, with protein sequence MEKMLVVAFESEQKAYEGVNALSQLDSEGSITVHAVSVIKKNDEGKTVVLKTNPEFPIGTLGGTSIGSLIGLLGGPYGVIVGAASGSLVGLTADLYVSGVDGEFVDDVSKDLKPGAYAVVADISEEWITPLDVQMEKIGGKVFRSAKKDVETEQINRDIAAMDKEIKQLEMEASKAPGEMKAKLQAKIDNLKEKRQKKVEQANKRFEQMEKEHNAKVQALEERSAKARGETKAAIDARIAEINEGHQRTVAKRKNMEAELEKKADKLVAKAKILKN
- a CDS encoding prephenate dehydratase domain-containing protein, encoding MKLGLLGPEGTFSEMAAKKWSPGAKLIFMDDMECVARAVDDGSCAESIVPIENSVEGTVGVVMDAQLEISSPIVGEEILPIRQRSRQDREGITPSRIPWEYTINSSGSSPSPPAYRLFSPIQLPCSSALPQSADDPR
- a CDS encoding PadR family transcriptional regulator, coding for MLLRTTPKHGYMLMQDIERHTQGHWKPSHSAIYKLLNSLEADGFIRSWEEKDGERARRVYQISEEGVALLEESERDFESFINAFISSLLEAERVNPDHLTILLTKKGKVLMNNLEPGQRLMALTKLKAFMDTEYARVCREYEECSKNVLQSRAPGPKSET
- a CDS encoding UbiA family prenyltransferase — translated: MEQVNTTVSVYARIESLLSRCLYLLFQLKDEFVYGGYLTSLGCPAFVLSVSLLLNSAIGWQVLFIAYLIPLIVYSYNYYEELEKDMATNPERAEHLRKKVRLYPALFGLYMSLLIMLLLLYGNYVLTVFVLILLSCGILYTIVFKDLTRQVPGFKGIYIAAVWALAGTFIFNFHYSISWDVFSVLMFLFIFLRGIINVTFFDIKDIESDGARGLKTLPVLLGREKTYKFLNALNIFSFIPLVAGVYLGIIPVFGLSLLGFYFYDLYYLRKAKFADGQSLRKISYTLADAEFILWPLVLLLGRTLIHG
- a CDS encoding PadR family transcriptional regulator — encoded protein: MSKDTAAFFENPTRASLNYLVLMLLKSSPKHGYMLMQDIERHTEGGWKPSHSAIYKLLNNLEEAGYITSWEEKDGERGRRVYKITENGEKLIDESEKEFEFYMNAFISSLLEAKEDIKQDHITTLLTEKGKEITKCFEPHRRYRVLARLKAFVDSEAIRIDNELKDLKEYAN